The Cydia amplana chromosome 9, ilCydAmpl1.1, whole genome shotgun sequence genome includes a region encoding these proteins:
- the LOC134650979 gene encoding cancer-related nucleoside-triphosphatase homolog: MPNKLKYFVLTGDPGVGKTSLTKKLCEAIQKLGIQASGFYTEEVRKDRIRMGFDVVTLEGERGRLARDQSLLTEPVKYNVGKYGVLVPEFESIALYSMRKVSPPSLLVIDEIGKMEFFSAPFKSKVKEVFSPGSDCFVLATIPIWKGDPLIESIRSNKDGKVWVVTRENRNHIHDEILKEMKLSLEIP; the protein is encoded by the exons AtgccaaataaattaaaatacttcgTTTTAACCGGCGATCCGG GAGTTGGAAAAACATCACTTACGAAAAAGCTATGTGAAGCAATTCAAAAGTTGGGTATACAAGCGTCGGGTTTTTACACAGAAGAGGTTAGAAAAGACAGAATTCGTATGGGATTTGATGTAGTGACGTTGGAGGGAGAACGAGGTCGGCTGGCGAGAGACCAGAGCTTATTGACAGAGCCAGTGAAGTACAATGTTGGGAAATATGGAGTGCTGGTGCCCGAGTTTGAAAGTATCGCCCTGTATAGTATGAGGAAG GTATCCCCGCCATCGCTTCTAGTAATAGACGAGATAGGTAAAATGGAGTTTTTCAGCGCGCCGTTCAAATCCAAAGTGAAGGAAGTTTTCAGCCCAGGCTCGGACTGCTTTGTTTTGGCCACTATCCCTATTTGGAAGGGAGACCCGCTCATCGAGTCTATAAGGAGTAATAAGGACGGGAAAGTTTGGGTG gtgacaaGGGAAAACCGGAACCACATTCACGATGAAATATTAAAGGAAATGAAATTATCACTAGAGATTCCATAA
- the LOC134650966 gene encoding enoyl-CoA hydratase, mitochondrial, whose translation MASVGSVTRVLLGKNVLNGGRFVAASNTGLVKFYSAAPAYENIKTEVVGAKKNVGLIQLYRPKALNALCKPLFQELGQAVRAFDADDSIAAIVLTGNEKAFAAGADIKEMQNNTFSDNTKGGFLREWEDVSNCGKPIIAAVNGFALGGGCELAMLCDIIYAGEKAKFGQPEINIGTIPGAGGTQRLPRYVGKSKAMEIVLTGNFIDALEAEKMGLVSRVFPVEKLLEETIKLAERIGTHSPLVVKMAKKAVNQAYETTLRSGLEFEKQVFYGTFATEDRKEGMTAFVEKRPPNFKNN comes from the exons atggctTCCGTTGGTTCTGTGACACGCGTTTTGCTCGGCAAGAATGTTCTCAACGGAGGCCGCTTTGTAGCAGCATCGAATACCGGTTTGGTGAAGTTTTACAGTGCAG CTCCCGCATACGAAAACATCAAGACTGAAGTAGTGGGCGCCAAGAAGAATGTAGGCCTCATCCAGCTGTACCGGCCCAAGGCCCTGAACGCGCTGTGCAAGCCGCTCTTCCAGGAGCTCGGGCAGGCTGTGCGCGCCTTCGACGCTGATGACTCCATCGCGGCCATCGTTCTCACTG GTAACGAGAAGGCGTTCGCCGCCGGCGCCGATATCAAGGAGATGCAGAACAACACATTCTCCGACAACACTAAGGGCGGCTTCCTGCGCGAGTGGGAGGACGTGTCCAACTGCGGGAAACCCATCATCGCGGCCGTCAATGGCTTCGCT CTCGGCGGTGGCTGCGAGTTGGCCATGCTGTGCGACATCATCTACGCCGGCGAGAAGGCCAAGTTCGGCCAGCCCGAGATCAACATCGGCACCATCCCCGGCGCGGGCGGCACGCAGCGCCTGCCGCGCTACGTCGGCAAGTCCAAGGCCATGGAGATCGTGCTCACCGGCAACTTTATCGACGCCCTAGAAGCCGAGAAGATgg GACTTGTGAGCCGCGTGTTCCCCGTTGAGAAGCTTCTAGAGGAAACCATCAAGCTCGCGGAGCGCATCGGCACCCACTCCCCCCTCGTCGTCAAGATGGCCAAGAAGGCTGTCAACCAGGCCTACGAGACCACCCTCAGGAGCGGGCTCGAGTTCGAGAAGCAAGTGTTCTACGGCACCTTCGCTACG GAGGACCGCAAAGAGGGTATGACTGCTTTCGTTGAGAAGAGGCCACCCAACTTCAAGAACAACTAA